The genomic stretch GTCGCTCATCCGCACCCCTTCGTCCACCGCCAGCCCTTCGATCTGCGTCAGCATCCATTCGTGGGTCGCGTCGGTCGCCTCCTGCCGGTAGCACTTCCCCGGCACCACCACCCGCACCGGCGGCTGCGGCGTCCGCTCCATCACCCGGATCTGGTTCGGCGTCGTGTGCGTCCGCAGCAGCATCCGCCGCTTCCCATCGATGAGCGTATTCACCCAGATCGTGTCCCACATGTCCCGCGCCGGGTGGTCCTCCGGGATGCGCGCGGCATCGAAGTTGTACCGGTCCCACTCCACCTCCGGCCCCTCCGCCACCCGGAACCCCATCGCCTTGAACGCTTCGAGGCAGTCCCGCAGCGTCCGCGTAATTGGGTGGAGCCTCCCCAGCGGCTGCGGCCGTCCCGGCAGCGTCACATCCAGCGCCCCTTCCCGCGCCAGCCGTTCCAGCTCCGCACGCTTGAGCGCCGCCCGCCGCTCCTCCAGCGCCGCCTCCAGCCGCCCCTTCAGCGCGTTCACCGCCGCCCCGTAGGCCGCCCGCTCCTCCTGCGGCACCTCCCGGATGCCGCGCAGCAGCACTGTCACCCGTCCGTCCTGCCGCCCCAGCCACGCCGCCCGCCAGCGCTCCAGCGACGCCTCGTCTCCGGCCGCCGCAAGGCCCGCCAGCGCCTCCTCTTCGAGGCGCGAAAGATTCCCGGTCTCGGTCGTCATGGGCTTCCAAGTATAGGCGCACCCGTCCTTACCGTCCGTGGCCCCTCACCCCGCCTACACTCGCAGGGTGCAACGGCCCGCCCGCCCAACCCGTATCATCACCATATGCCTCGCACTCGCCGCGGCGCTCGCCGCCATCATCGCCGTCGCCTGCTCACGCGGGTCCGAACGCTCTGCCCCCGCAGGATACGCTGACGTGTCCTCCCAGCCCGAGCGCAAATCCTGGGCCGGCACCGAACCGGCTCCCCCCTTCCCGCCCGGCCTCACCTGGTTCAACGTCCAGCGCCCACTCTCCCTCGAAGACCTCCGCGGCCGCATTGTCCTCCTCGACTTCTGGACCGCCGGCTGCATCAACTGCCAGCACATCGTCCCCGACCTCAAACGGCTCGAAGCCGAGTTCGGCGACCGCCTCGTCGTCATTGGCGTCCACTCCGGCAAGTACGCCGAGGAGCACGAGGACGACACCATCCGCGAAGCGATCCGCCGCCTCGGCATCGCCCACCCCGTCATCAACGACGCCGACTTCCGCGTCTGGACCACCTACGGCGCTCGCGCCTGGCCTACCCTTGTGCTCATCGACCCGGCCGGCAACCTCGTCGGCTACCACGAAGGCGAAGGCGTTTACCCGCTCTTCCAGCCCATCCTCGCCTCGCTCGTGGCCGAATTCGCCGGGCGCGGCCTCCTCCGCACCGGGCCGCTCCCGCTCGTCCCCGGTGCACCGCCGGCCACGGCCACCCTCGGCTACCCCTCCGCCGTCGCGGTCTCCGCCGCCGCCGACCGCCTCTACATCGCCGACGCTGGCAACCATCGAATCATCGAAGCCGCCAGCTCCGGTGAGGTCCTCCGCGTCTTCGGCACCGGCCAGCCCGGCTTCGCCGACGGCGCCCCTGCCGAGGCTGCCTTCCGCGACCCCCAGGGGCTCGCCCTCTCCGCCGATGGCCGCACACTCTACGTGGCCGATACCCGCAACCACGCCGTCCGCGCCATCGACCTCGCCTCCGGCGAAACCCGCACCATCGCCGGCACCGGCCGCCAGCTCACCCGCCTTCCCCGCGGCCCCGAGCCCGCCCGCGAGGTGGACCTTGCCTCCCCCTGGGGCCTCGTCCAGGTCGGAAGCCGGCTCTTCATCACCATGGCCGGTGTCCACCAGGTCTGGGTGCTCGACCTCGCCGCCGGCACCATCGACGTCTTCGCCGGCACCTCCCGCGAAGGCCTCGACGACGGCCCCCGCCGGGAGATGGCCACCCTCGCACAGCCCTCCGGTATCACCGCCGATAGCGCCCGGCTGTACTGGGTCGACCCCGAAGCCTCTGCCGTCCGTACCGTCCCCATCGATGGCGACGGCGAGGTCCGCACCCTCGTCGGGACCGGCCTTTTCGACTACGGCGACCGCGACGGCACCGGCCGCCAGGGCCAGCTCCAGCACCCCCAGGGCATCGCCTTTGCCGACGGCGTCCTCTACATCGCCGACACCTACAACCACCGCATCCGCGTGCTCGACCCGGCCACCCGCCAGCTCGGCACCGCCGCCGGCTCCGACCGCGGCTGGTCCGACGGCGCCGCCGGCCAGGCCCGCTTCGCCGAGCCCGCCGGCCTCGCCTGGGATGGCCGCCTCCTCTACATCGCCGACTCAGCCAACCACCTCGTCCGCACCTTCGACCCGGCGGCCGGCACCGTCAGCACCCTCGCCCTCTCGAACATCGAACTCCTCCGCCCGCCGGCCGCCGGCCCCCTCGAAACGCGCGACCTCCCGGCCCAAACCGTCGCGCCCGGCGCCGCCAACCTGCGCATCGAAGTCGCCGCCCCGCCCGGCTACCACCTCAACGCCCTCGCTCCATCCGCCCTCGAGCTCGCCTCCAGTAACCCTGCCGTCATCGAGCCCGGCGAACACCGGCTCGAATGGCGCACCGACGACCCGTCCGTCAGCTTCCCCGTCCCGGTCATTCTCGCTCCCGGCAGCGCGGTCCTCACGGCTACCGTCTCCGCCTACTACTGCCGCGAGGGCCAGGAGGCGCTCTGTTTCGTCGCCCGGGTGGCCTACCGCGTCCCCATCGAGGTCGTCCCCGGCGCGCCCGTCGCCGAACCCCGCCTCCAGCTCGGCCTGCCCGAGCGCTGACCTTCGCGTATCATCCCCGCATCACTCCTGGAGGGGACCACGCATGGCCGTCCGCGGCTACATCCTCATCGAAACCGAAGTCGGCAAAGCCAAGTCCGTCAGCGCCGCCATCCAGAACTTCAGCTACCCCGGCGCCCGCCTCATCAATGTCGATACCGTCACCGGCCCCTTCGATGTCATCGCCCAGGTCGAAGCCGACGACCTCGACTCCCTCGGCAACGCCATCACCGAGGCCATCCAGAAGGTCAACGGCGTCCAGCGCACCACCACCTGCCTCGCTGTCCGCCTCGCCTGACCCGCTCCCCCTTCCCCGCTCCGCTACACTGAGGACCATGCTCCCCGTCACCAGCATGATCCCCGTCGAAGAGGCGCGCGAGCGCATCCTCGCGTACTTCGGCCGCCTCGAACCCGAGCGCAAGCCCCTCCTCGATGCCCTCGGCCAGGTCCTCGCCGAGGACGTCGTCGCTCCCTTCGATATCCCCCCGCTCGATAACACCGCCATGGATGGCTACGCCGTCCGCGCGGCCGATACCGCCGGCGCCAGCGAAGCCGCCCCCGTCCAGCTCCGCGTCATCGCCGACCTCGCCGCCGGCTACGTCCTCGAAACACCCGTCGGCCCCGGCGAAGCCGTCCGCATCATGACCGGCGCCCCGGTCCCGCCCGGCGCCGACGCCATCGTCCCCTTCGAAGAGACCGACGAAGCCCTCCGCGGCATCAACGAGGCCGCCCGCAAGGCCGGCTCCGTCCGCGTCCTCAAGGCCGCCAATCCCGGCGCCAACATCCGCCGCCGCGGCGAAGACGTCCAGGCCGGCTCCACCGTCATCCCCGCCGGCCGCGTCCTCCGCCCCTCCGAAATCGGCGTCCTCGCCTCCATCGGCCTCACCCACGTCACCGTCATTCGCCGGCCCGTCGTCGCCATCCTCTCCACCGGCGACGAAATCACCCCGCCCGGCGAACCCCTCCTCCCCGGCCGCATCTACGATGCCAACGCCTACAGCGTCGCCGCCCTCGTCCGCAAATACGGCGGCATTCCCCGCATCCTCGGCATCGCCCGCGATACCGTCGAAGACCTCACCGCCAAGATCCGCGAGGGCCTCGATGCCGACATGCTCGTCACCTCCGCCGGCGTCTCCCGCGGCGACTTCGACGTCGTCAAAGACGTCCTCGCCCGCGAAGGCAACATCGACTTCTGGACCGTCCGCATGCGCCCCGGCAAACCCCTCGCCTTCGGCGCTTTCACCGCGCCCGGCGGCCGCAAGGTCCCCCACCTCGGCCTGCCCGGCAACCCCGTCAGCTCCATGGTCTCCTTCGAACTCTTCGGCCGGCCGGCCATCTTCACCATGCTCGGCCGCTCCGACTGGGAGCGCCCCACCGTCCGCGCTATCTCCCGTGACTACGTCAGAAACCCCGATGGCCGCCGCTTCTACGCCCGCTGCATCGTCACCCGCGGTGATGACGGCCGCTGGTATGCCGACCTCACCGGCCCGCAGGGCTCCGGCATGCTCACCTCCATGAGCGCTGCCAACGCCCTCGCCGTCATCCCCGAAGACGTCCCCGCCGCCAATCCCGGCGACGAAATCGAGTGCATCATGCTCGACTGGGAGCACGCCCCGTAGCGGCTATCGCCGCGCCAGCCGCTCCCCGTACTGCCGCTCGAAATACCGCGCGAAATCCCCGTTCGCCGTCCGGGCCCACGCCTCGCCGTGCTCCCGGTACCACGCCACCGTCTCCGCCAGCCCCTCAGCGAACCGCCGCCGCGGCGCCCACCCGCGCGCCCGCAGCCGCGAACTGTCCAGCGCGTACCGCCGGTCGTGCCCCGGCCGGTCCGCCACCGGCGTGATCAGCTCCGCCGGCCGCTCGAGTAGCTCGCAGATCAGCTCCGCCACCCGCCGGTTCGCCACCCGCTCGCCGCTCCCGATGTGCACCGCATGCACCCCCGGCCGTGCCGGGAGCTCCCCCAGCACCAGCCGCAGCGCATCCACGAAATCCTCGACA from Tepidiforma thermophila encodes the following:
- the glp gene encoding gephyrin-like molybdotransferase Glp encodes the protein MLPVTSMIPVEEARERILAYFGRLEPERKPLLDALGQVLAEDVVAPFDIPPLDNTAMDGYAVRAADTAGASEAAPVQLRVIADLAAGYVLETPVGPGEAVRIMTGAPVPPGADAIVPFEETDEALRGINEAARKAGSVRVLKAANPGANIRRRGEDVQAGSTVIPAGRVLRPSEIGVLASIGLTHVTVIRRPVVAILSTGDEITPPGEPLLPGRIYDANAYSVAALVRKYGGIPRILGIARDTVEDLTAKIREGLDADMLVTSAGVSRGDFDVVKDVLAREGNIDFWTVRMRPGKPLAFGAFTAPGGRKVPHLGLPGNPVSSMVSFELFGRPAIFTMLGRSDWERPTVRAISRDYVRNPDGRRFYARCIVTRGDDGRWYADLTGPQGSGMLTSMSAANALAVIPEDVPAANPGDEIECIMLDWEHAP
- a CDS encoding Lrp/AsnC ligand binding domain-containing protein; the encoded protein is MAVRGYILIETEVGKAKSVSAAIQNFSYPGARLINVDTVTGPFDVIAQVEADDLDSLGNAITEAIQKVNGVQRTTTCLAVRLA
- a CDS encoding thioredoxin-like domain-containing protein, producing the protein MQRPARPTRIITICLALAAALAAIIAVACSRGSERSAPAGYADVSSQPERKSWAGTEPAPPFPPGLTWFNVQRPLSLEDLRGRIVLLDFWTAGCINCQHIVPDLKRLEAEFGDRLVVIGVHSGKYAEEHEDDTIREAIRRLGIAHPVINDADFRVWTTYGARAWPTLVLIDPAGNLVGYHEGEGVYPLFQPILASLVAEFAGRGLLRTGPLPLVPGAPPATATLGYPSAVAVSAAADRLYIADAGNHRIIEAASSGEVLRVFGTGQPGFADGAPAEAAFRDPQGLALSADGRTLYVADTRNHAVRAIDLASGETRTIAGTGRQLTRLPRGPEPAREVDLASPWGLVQVGSRLFITMAGVHQVWVLDLAAGTIDVFAGTSREGLDDGPRREMATLAQPSGITADSARLYWVDPEASAVRTVPIDGDGEVRTLVGTGLFDYGDRDGTGRQGQLQHPQGIAFADGVLYIADTYNHRIRVLDPATRQLGTAAGSDRGWSDGAAGQARFAEPAGLAWDGRLLYIADSANHLVRTFDPAAGTVSTLALSNIELLRPPAAGPLETRDLPAQTVAPGAANLRIEVAAPPGYHLNALAPSALELASSNPAVIEPGEHRLEWRTDDPSVSFPVPVILAPGSAVLTATVSAYYCREGQEALCFVARVAYRVPIEVVPGAPVAEPRLQLGLPER
- the pheS gene encoding phenylalanine--tRNA ligase subunit alpha; the encoded protein is MTTETGNLSRLEEEALAGLAAAGDEASLERWRAAWLGRQDGRVTVLLRGIREVPQEERAAYGAAVNALKGRLEAALEERRAALKRAELERLAREGALDVTLPGRPQPLGRLHPITRTLRDCLEAFKAMGFRVAEGPEVEWDRYNFDAARIPEDHPARDMWDTIWVNTLIDGKRRMLLRTHTTPNQIRVMERTPQPPVRVVVPGKCYRQEATDATHEWMLTQIEGLAVDEGVRMSDLKGVLYEWARAMFGSDRRIIFHHSYFPFVEPGVEMAIDCFICRGDGRQCHTCHGTGWIEILGAGMVHPEIIDNAGYDSSRVTGFAFGIGVERVAMLRWGIEDIRHFYSNDLRFLSQF